The Candidatus Cloacimonadota bacterium nucleotide sequence GATAATGAATTGGAATTTCCTGCAGAATATTCCTTATCGCAGAATTATCCGAATCCGTTCAATCCGTCAGGAGCCGGACACAGTCCTCAAACTCATATTTCTTATGCAATTCCTATCGATAGTGATGTGAAACTTGTTATCTATAATATAAAAGGACAGAAAGTGAAAACCTTGATCGATGAGAAGCAGGAGAAAGGATTCAAACAAATTGTCTGGGATGGAACAAATAATAATCAGAAATCAGTCTCATCCGGAATTTATTTCTATAAACTTGAGACGGAA carries:
- a CDS encoding T9SS type A sorting domain-containing protein, whose translation is DNELEFPAEYSLSQNYPNPFNPSGAGHSPQTHISYAIPIDSDVKLVIYNIKGQKVKTLIDEKQEKGFKQIVWDGTNNNQKSVSSGIYFYKLETEDYSKVKKMILLR